The following coding sequences are from one Triticum dicoccoides isolate Atlit2015 ecotype Zavitan chromosome 4A, WEW_v2.0, whole genome shotgun sequence window:
- the LOC119284974 gene encoding cytochrome P450 94B3-like has protein sequence MAIALAACFLLIPLFSLGAVFVLRAWRLDKKAPAQRTPRTRPYPLLGHLPQFLANRHRVLDWLTEVLALLPTCTLVFRRPGGVRGVITANPTNLEHIMRASFDNYPKGPRFAALLHDFLGRGIFNADGEAWRAQRKAASYEFNTRSLRLFVARSVHSELHGRLLPLLRRAAGSGRQLDLQDTLERYAFDNICRVAFDHDPSQLPDGDGARPEVESAATASSSFADAFRDAANLSAGRFQYAVPGFWMIKKALNLGSERRLRESIAMVHGFADRIIRSRREEMDVGCEKHDLLSRFMVSQGESYTETALRDVVISFLLAGRETTSSALTWFFWLLSSRPDVERRIRDEVAAVRARRAIGDLGRAGFDLDELREMHYVHAAITESMRLYPPVPVNFLRAEAADVLPDGTAVGAGWFVAYNSYAMGRMESVWGEDARAYRPERWLDPAEGTFRPESPFRYMAFHAGPRICLGKEMAYIQMKSIVACVLEEFELAVDGAYRPRQVTSLTLRMADGLPVRVKARVN, from the coding sequence ATGGCAATCGCACTGGCAGCCTGCTTCCTCCTGATACCGCTCTTCTCCCTCGGCGCAGTCTTCGTCCTCCGTGCGTGGAGACTCGACAAGAAGGCGCCGGCGCAGCGCACGCCGAGGACGCGGCCGTACCCGCTGCTCGGACACCTGCCGCAGTTCCTGGCGAACCGGCACCGCGTGCTGGACTGGCTCACCGAGGTGCTCGCGCTCCTGCCAACCTGCACGCTCGTGTTCCGCCGGCCCGGCGGCGTCCGAGGCGTCATCACCGCCAACCCGACCAACCTGGAGCACATCATGCGCGCCAGCTTCGACAACTACCCCAAGGGCCCGCGCTTCGCGGCGCTGCTCCACGACTTCCTCGGCCGGGGCATCTTCAACGCCgacggcgaggcgtggcgcgcgcagcGGAAGGCCGCCAGCTACGAGTTCAACACGCGCTCGCTGCGCCTCTTCGTGGCGCGAAGCGTGCACAGCGAGCTCCACGGCAGGCTCCTCCCGCTCCTGCGCCGTGCCGCCGGCTCCGGCCGCCAGCTCGACCTCCAGGACACGCTCGAGCGGTACGCGTTCGATAATATCTGCCGCGTCGCCTTCGACCACGACCCCAGCCAGCTCCCGGACGGAGACGGCGCTCGCCCAGAAGTCGAGAGCGCCGCGACAGCGAGCAGCAGCTTCGCCGACGCGTTCCGGGACGCGGCCAATCTCAGCGCGGGCAGGTTCCAGTACGCCGTCCCAGGATTCTGGATGATCAAGAAGGCGCTCAATCTGGGCTCCGAGCGGCGGTTGCGCGAGTCAATTGCCATGGTGCACGGCTTCGCCGATCGCATCATACGGTCGCGGCGGGAGGAGATGGACGTGGGCTGCGAGAAGCACGACTTGCTATCGAGGTTCATGGTGAGCCAGGGCGAGAGCTACACCGAGACGGCCCTCCGCGATGTAGTGATCAGCTTCCTCCTCGCGGGGCGGGAAACGACGTCCTCGGCGCTCACCTGGTTCTTCTGGCTGTTGTCCTCGCGCCCGGACGTGGAGCGCCGCATCCGCGACGAGGTCGCCGCCGTGCGCGCCCGCCGAGCGATCGGTGACCTCGGCAGAGCCGGGTTCGATCTCGACGAGCTGAGGGAGATGCACTACGTGCACGCGGCCATCACGGAGTCGATGCGGCTGTACCCGCCGGTGCCGGTGAACTTTCTGCGGGCGGAGGCCGCCGACGTCCTGCCGGACGGCACGGCGGTGGGGGCAGGTTGGTTCGTGGCGTACAACTCGTACGCAATGGGGAGGATGGAGTCCGTGTGGGGCGAGGACGCGCGGGCGTACCGGCCGGAGCGGTGGCTGGACCCGGCGGAGGGGACGTTCCGGCCGGAGAGCCCGTTCCGATACATGGCGTTCCACGCGGGGCCGAGGATCTGCCTCGGGAAGGAGATGGCCTACATCCAGATGAAGTCTATCGTGGCATGCGTGCTGGAAGAGTTCGAGCTCGCCGTGGACGGCGCATACCGGCCGCGGCAGGTGACCTCGCTGACGTTGCGGATGGCGGACGGGCTCCCGGTGAGGGTGAAGGCTAGAGTGAATTGA